GACTGGAAGGTTTGGACCCACCCCGACGGCGACGCCTTCGCCCGTTTTTGGGTGCGTCTCCAAGAAGTCCGCGAGTCAACCTTCATCGTCGATCAGCTACTCGACAGCCTGCCTTCTGGGCCCATCATGGCCAAGGTGCCACGCATTATTAAGGTGCCAGCGGGCGAGGCTTGGGTTTCAACCGAGAACCCGCTTGGTGAAATGGGCTACTACATCGTCTCTGATGGCGACCTCATGCCCTTTAGAACCAAGATTCGTTCGGCTTCTTTTAACAACGTATCCATCACGCCGTGGTTGCTTAAAGGTGTCTTTGTGCCCGACATCATCACCATCCTGGCGAGCCTCTATTTCATCCTTGGAGACATTGACCGGTGAGTGGATTGGTACTGGGCCTAGATCTTGCCTACTGGCAAACAACCCTAATTAAGGTGCTGGTAGCGGCCATTATGGCCCCTACCGCGGCCCTAATTTTGGGTTATGTGTTCTTGCTGAAGATCATGAGTTTCATGCAGAGCCGATTGGGGCCCATGGAATCGGGCCCTTACGGCTTGCTCCAGTTGATCGGTGACGGCGTGAAGTTCATTCAAAAGGAAGACATCTTCCCTGAAAAGGCCGATAAGTGGGTCTTCGCCACAGCACCAATCGTGGTGCTTATGTCGACCCTTCTCATCTACGTCTTTGTACCGGTCGGGCCAGACCTAGTGGGCGAACCGGTTGAAACCGGAATTTTCATGACCTTAGCTGTTTCTTCAATTTCGGTCATTGGTATTTTGATGGCCGGTTGGGCTTCGGTTAACAAGTACTCGCTCATTGGTGCTCTGCGGGCCGCAGGTCAGCTAATTGCCTACGAGTTGCCCATGGTTCTGGCGGTCGTTGGTGTGGTTATCCAAGCTGGCACCCTGAATATGCAAGGCATTGTGGCCGCTCAGGCGAATGGCGAAATCTTCGGTTGGGGTGGCATCGGAAACCCCTTCATCATCACCCAATTTGTAGGTTTCCTTATCTTCTTGGTGGCTGTTCAGGCTGAACTCACCCAAACGCCCTTCGATATGCCTGTAGCTGAATCGGAAATTATGGGTGGTTACCAAGTTGAATATTCCGGTTTCCGTTTCCTTTCTTTCTTCTTAGCTGAATTCGCTACCGCCTTCGCTTTTGCGGGTATAGCCGCCGTATTGTTCCTAGGTGGCTGGTGGATTCCGGGCTTCGATTTTGATTCCAACACTCTTAACTATCTTGGTCCGATCGTCATGTTTGTAAAGATCATGGTCGTTTCGTTCTTAGTCTTTTGGATCCGCTTCACGTACCCACGCTTTCGTGAAGATCAGCTCCAAACCTTCGCTTGGAAAGTGCTAATCCCCTTAGCGCTGGCGAACATTGCCGTAACTGGCGTCCTAAAGGTGGTCTTCTAATGGCTCAGCTACCAGGACTTATCAAAGGCTTAGGTGTTACCTTCCGCACGATGCTGGAACCGAATGTAACGGTCCAGTATCCCCACGAGAAGGAATCCCCGGCCCCTCGCGCCCGCGGGGTAATTGCCCTTAAGGAAGAAAACTGCACGGTGTGCATGCTTTGTGCCCGCGAATGCCCTGATTGGTGCATTTACATTGAAGGTCACAAGTATCTGGCGCCGCCTCGTCGTGAGGGTGGTAAGCCTCGTCAACGTAACGCTCTCGATCGTTTCGATATCGACTACTCACTGTGTATGTATTGCGGTATTTGCGTCGAAGTGTGTCCCTTCGAAGCTTTGTTCTGGAGCCCTGAATTCGAATATTCCGAGCCTCGGATTGCCGACCTTCTTCACGACAAAACTATGCTCGGTCACTGGATGACCACGGTCCCAGATTTCGAACAGTACGAAGCTGGTTCGGAAGCCAAAGTAAAGAAGGTGCCCCGCTAGTGGATGTTGTGTGGGGCGACAACGTCGCTCAGAACATAGCTTTCTACCTGATAGCCGCGGTGATGGTGGTAGGAGCAATACGGGTTGTAACCACCAAAAACGTGGTGCACGCCGCCCTTTATCTTGTGGTCGTGCTCACTGGAGCGGCCGGACAGTTCGTGCTTCTAGGTGCCGAGTTCATCGCGGCCACCCAAATCATGGTCTATGTGGGTGCCATCGTGGTGTTGTTCCTCTTCGGGGTTATGCTCACCCGAGCCGTCTTAGGTGACGACCCGGAAATCGATGGTGCACCAGCCCAACGCAGCGCCTCGGCTTTAGTAGCGGTCATTCTGCTCGCCGTCATGGGTTATGCCATCTATGGCACAGATGGAATGTCTCGGGCCGAACTCCCGACGGAACGCTTTCAGTCGGTAACTCAGGTCAGTGACTCAATCTTTGGTACTTTCGTGGTGCCCTTTGAGGCAGTCTCAATGTTGCTGCTGTCGGCTTTGATCGGCGCCATTGTGTTGGCGAGGAGAGACTAAAGAGATGCTCTTAACCAACTTCTTAATGCTCTCGTCGATCCTGTTTTGCATCGGCGTTTATGGGGTATTAGCTCGGCGCAACGCCGTTATGGTGCTGATGTCGGTCGAGCTCATCCTCAATGCGGTGAACATCAACCTGGTTGCATTTGGTGCCATGCACGGCGTGGTTACTGGTCATGTGTTTGCGTTGTTCATTATTGCGGTGGCGGCCGCTGAAGTCGGTGTCGGCTTGGCGATGGTGCTACTTATTTATCGGAACCGATCGAGTATTGACCTCGATGAAGTCGATCTGCTGAAGGGCTAATAGCGACACATGTTCTTCCTTGAGAATGCATGGATCATTCCAGCAGTACCGGCCGTCTCATTCGTTTTAATCCTGTTTTTCGGGAAACGAATGCCCCGCAAAGGGTCGGAAATCGGTATTTTGGCGGTGGGTGCCTCATTCGTAATGGCGCTCTTAGCTGGAATCAGCTGGGTCACGCGTAGCGGGGGTACCGAAGCTGGAGCCATTCACAACGAATGGGTTTGGTGGCAATCTGGCGGCACTCAATTCAAAGTGGGCATCCTCGTTGACGGCCTAAGCCTCATGATGCTTTTCGTGGTGGGCTTGGTGTCGCTACTCGTACACGTTTATTCCACTGAATATGTGCGTGACGATCGTCGTTACACCCACTTCTTTGCTTTCCTCAGCTTGTTCTCGGCATCGATGATGACGTTGGTGATTTCGTCGAACACCTTCCAAATCATCACCGCCTGGGAAATGGTTGGTGTTTGTTCGTTTGCCCTTATCGGTCACTGGTGGGAAGAAAAGCCCAACTCCGATGCTGCGCTGAAGGCCTTCTTCACTAACCGTGTAGGCGACGTTGGCTTGATCATCGGGATGATCATCCTTTATTTCACCGCACAAACCTTCAACGTGATGGAGATCAACTCGTTGGCGGTGGCCGGTGATCTTTCACACACGGCCTTATTGGTGGCTTCGCTATCGTTGCTAGCGGCCGTCATGTCGAAATCGGGTCAATTCTTCCTGCACACCTGGTTGCCCGATGCCATGGCAGGTCCCACCCCGGTCTCAGCTTTGCTGCACTCCGCCACCATGGTTGTGGCTGGTATTTTCATGGTGGCTCGTCTCTATGGCGTGTTTTGGGAAGGGCTCCAAATCGGTGGCTCCAGCATCAACGCCTTAGCGGTAATTGGTGGTGTCACCACCTTGGTTGGTGGCTCGCTGGCCTTCGTACAACGAGATATCAAGAAGGTTCTGGCTTACTCAACCATTTCCCAGTTGGGTTATATGGTGATGGCCCTTGGTGTGGGTGCCTGGACGGCGGCTTTGTTCCACCTCTTTACCCACGCCTTCTTCAAGGCTTGTTTGTTCTTGGGCGCTGGCTCGGTTAGCCACGCTTGTCACCACAGCTTCGACATGGTGAAAGACATGGGCGGCTTGCGCAAATATATGCCGCAGACTTACCGCACCTTCTTGTTGGCGTCGATTGCTTTGGCCGGTTTACCTCCGTTGGCCGGTTTCTGGTCGAAAGACGAAATTCTCGCTGGGGCCCAACAACTCGGTAACGGCGGCTATCCGCTCATGCTGGTTATGGGTTTGGTTACCGCTGGGCTAACCGGTGCCTATGTAACCCGCATGGTATATCTCACCTTCTTTGGTGAATACCGGGGCGAAGGTACGCCACACGAATCTCCAGCATCGATCACCGTTCCACTATGGATTCTGGCGGTCTTTGCCACTTTGGCTGGTTTCTTGAACCTTCCCGAAGCTATTGCCCCTTCAAACATCGCCCAGCGTTTCACTGCGTTCGTCGAACCCAGTGGGATGGCTTATTTCCCGGCGGTTCATCATGGTGATTTCGATTGGGCGTTAGCAATTGGCTCCACTCTGATCGCTCTTGGTGGGGTGGCGCTTTCTTACGCCTATTGGTTTAACGGTCGCTGGCACGGGGTCACTGAACGTAGCGCCGCTGCCAAGGCCGGCTACACCCTGCTCGACAACAAGTACTATCTAGATGTTCTATACACCGACATCATCGCCGGTGGGGTTAAAGGCCCTATCGCCGATGGCTCTAACTGGATAAACCAGAACGTGCTTGACGGTGTGGTGAACGGCGTAGGCAGTGGCACGGTTGCTGCTGGTCGCCAAATTTATACCCTGGTCGATCAAGGCGCTGTCGACGGCACTATCAACATGTCTGGTCGTGCGGCTAAGGCCACAGGTGGGGTATTAAGCCTGTTCCAAAACGGGCGCATACGTCAGTACGCAACAATGCTATTCGGAGGCGCAACTGTGCTTGCAGGTGCGCTCGTAGTTTTGGTTTGATCGCGGAACCAGGAATCTGAAGGGATTACGATGGAAGATTTCCTCAATGACTGGGGATTAAGCCTGGCAATATTCTTACCGCTGGTAGGTGCTGCCATCATGGCGGTAATACCGCGAGCCGAGGAACAGCTGCAAAAAGCTGTGGCTCTTATTACCTCACTGGTGGTGGGGGCGGTTGGTGTTGCCCTCTTGGTCAACTTCGACATGGACCGCTCAAAAGAGCTCCAATTCGTGGTGGACAAGAGCTGGATCGACGTGATCAACAGTCGTTACATCTTGGGGCTTGACGGCATTTCGATGCCGCTCATGCTGCTCACCATGTTCATCGTGGTGACCTGCATGCTCTATTCACTGCATTGGTTGCCCGAACCTCGTAACGCCAAAGCCTTCCTGATCATGGTGCTCATCCTAGAAACGGGAATGATCGGTACCTTCTTGGCGCAAGACCTCATCTTATTCTTCGTGTTCTTCGAAGTGGTCTTGGTACCCATGTACTTCCTAATCGGAGTCTGGGGCGGCGAAGATCGTCAGTACGCGGCCATCAAGTTCTTCTTGTTCACCCTCTTCGGCTCGGCCCTAATGCTGGTTAGCTTCTTGGCGCTCTACTTCCTGGCTGACGCCAGTGGCACCGCGGCCGGGGTAGTGCACACCTTCGATATGCGAGCCCTACCCATGGCGGCTAGCGGTATTGCACTTAGCACCCAGGTAATCATCTTTGGCGGAATGTTCTTCGGGTTTGCGATCAAGGTGCCCATGTTCCCCATGCACACCTGGCTGCCCGACGCTCACACTCAGGCCCCCACCGTGGGTTCGGTAATTTTGGCTGCCATCTTGTTGAAGCTTGGTGTCTATGGCTTTATCAGAATCGCCATTCCAATTCTGCCCGAAGCGGCGATCGAATGGGCACCGTTTATGGGTGCGCTCTCGGTGATAGGCATCATCTACGGCGCCTTCTGTTGTTTGGCCCAGGTAGAGATGAAACGCCTAATCGCGTTCTCGTCGGTGGCTCACATGGGCTTCACCATGCTGGGTGTTTCTACCCTTACAGATTTCGGTATTAACGCTGCCATCTTCGGAATGGTTGCGCACGGTCTCATTACCGGTTTGCTGTTCTTCATCACCGGTTCCATGAAAGAGCGTTACCACACCATGGAAATCAAGCGCTTGGGTGGCCTGCTGGTCCCCGCACCGCGCATGGGTTGGATGCTTGGTATTGCGGTGATGGCCTCTCTCGGGTTGCCTGGCCTGGCTGGGTTCTGGGGTGAAGTTCCGGCCATCTTGGCCGCCTATAGCCCAGCTGAAGGCCTCTCCGAACCGCTCTTTAGGGCCTACATGGTGATCGCGGCAATTGGTACCGTGTTTGCGGCTGCTTATCTGCTGTGGCTCTATCAGCGCACCGCGTTTGGCACTCCTAAAGAAGAATTTGCACAAGATCCGCACATCACCGACATGAGCGTCCCCGAGTGGGCAGCTTGGGGACCGATGATTCTTTTGATCGTGGTTCTTGGTGTGTATCCCAACCTGTTGTTCAAACTCACTGATCCCGCTGTTGGCGCTGTAAGCAGCATTGTGGCTGCCGCTGCTGGATCCTGATCGGATGACGACCGCTACGATGCTTTCTCTCCTCGCTTTTGAGCGACCCATAATCGATTGGCATGCCGCGGCCCCCGATATGGCGGTCCTGGCTTTTGCAGCGCTGCTCATAACACTCGACGTGGTGTTCCTTGAGCGGGGTCGGAAGTTCATGGCCGGTTTGGCTGGTCTGGGCTTGCTCGTAGCTTTGGTACCGGTGCTCACTTTGGCCGTTGATGGTACCGATCGAGTAATGTTCGGCGGAGCGTACGTCGTTGACGACTTTGCGCTCCTTATGAAGGCCCTGTTCTTAATCACTGGCTATGTAGTGGTGCTGATGTCTACCAACTACGTAGCGGAAGGCGACTTCTGGGAAAGCGAATATTACAGCTTGTTGTTAGCCTCCATCCTTGGTATGACGATGATGGCCTCGGCACGTGACTTGGTCAGCATTTTCTTGGCCTTAGAACTGCTTTCTATGCCTACCTACATGTTGGCCGGTTGGCGCAAACGCTCACTGGAAAGCAACGAAGCGGGTATCAAGTACTTCCTGATGGGCGTCTTCGCTTCGGGAATCATGCTTTATGGCATGTCGCTAATTTTTGGGGCGGCGGGTGACACCCGTTTGAGTGTTATCGGCGATGCTGTAGCCGCTGGGAAGTCAATCCCCCTGGTGACCTTAGGGGTAGTGTTCACCCTCATTGGGTTTGCCTTTAAGGTTTCGGCGGTTCCATTTCACGCTTGGGCGCCAGATGTCTATCAAGGTGCACCTACGCCGATTACCGCTTTTTTGGCGGTGGCATCGAAGACCGCCGGTTTCGTGGCGCTGCTGATGCTGGTGTTTGTTGGCTTTTACGGTCGTGACGATGTCTACCAGCCGCTGTTTTGGGTGCTGGCGGTGGTCTCGATGACTGCTGGTAACACCATGGCGTTACGCCAAACCAATATCGTACGAATGCTTGCTTATTCTGGTATCGCCCAGGCGGGCTACATGATGGCTGCTTTGGCGGTGGCTGGTGATGTGGGCGACCGTGCTCTACAAGCCATTGCGATTTATCTTGTTATTTACGCTGGGATGAACCTCGGAGCTTTTGCCGTGGTAATCGCGGTGGCTCGTAAGACTCGCTCTGGCGAAATTTCGAGCTATGGCGGTTTGTTCAACTACGCGCCTGGCCTGTCGGTGGTCATGATGATCTTCATGTTCTCGCTGGCTGGAATCCCACCATTTGCTGGTTGGTACGGGAAGCTAGCGGTGTTCAAAGCCACAGTGGAAGCCGACAACTTCGTGGGCTACAGCTTGGCTATCGCGGTGGCCATCAACTCGGTTATTGCGTTGTTCTATTACGCCAACGTGGCTCGAGAGATGTTTATGAACGATGTACCCGATGGCGACACCAGTCGAATTCGGGTTCCGTTCTCGCTGGTGGCTGCCTTGGCTATTGGGGTCGTGGTCACGGTAGGCCTGGGTGTATTCCCCGAGGCTGTGGCCCGAGTTACAGAAGTTTCGTTGTTGGCGGCTGGAAGCTGAAGGGCCTTATAGGCTCGACCCATGGCCAATCGGTCATTAGAACAAGAACTGATTGAGGGAATTCGCTCTGACGGGCCAATTCCCTTTTCAGCTTTTATGGAGGAAGCGCTCTATAACGAGGTGCACGGCTTCTACAGTTCTGGCGTTGGTCGCGCTGGTCGTCGAGGCGATTTCATAACCTCGGTTGAAGTTGGCCCTCTCTTTGGTGCAGTGGTTGCCCGGGCGCTCGATCAGTGGTGGGACGAAGCAGGCCAACCAAACCGCTTCGTGATGGTCGAATTAGGAGCCGGCGTTGGAACCTTGGCAATTGCTATTCGCGCCGCGAAACCACGTTGCTTGGCAGCCTTGGTGCAGGTGTTAGTCGAGCGTTCACCAGTTTTGCGTGACGCTCAAAACCAACACCTGGAAGTAGTGACGCTCACCAAGAACGACCACTACAACTCTCTCACTCCGGGGGTCTATAGCAGCCAAGAAATCTCGTTGACCCCTTTTAGCGGAGTGATATTGGCTAATGAGCTAATAGATAACATCAGCTTCGATCTCTTCACTTTCTCGGGGGGTCGGTGGCTGGAGTCTCTGGTTGGTGTCGTGACCAACGACGCTGGTCATGCTGAGCTGGCTTTTGTCGAACGCCAGGCGTCGGCCGATGTGGAAGCACAACTTAGCGAGTTGGTGCCACACGCCGAGGAAGGCTGGAGCGTGCCATGGCAAGCGAATGCTTCAGACCTAGTGAAAACGCTCTTAGGGCGCCTAAAGAGTGGTTACTTGGTCTTGTTTGACTATGGAACAGCCACCACCGCCGAACTCGCAGAACGCGAGGGTGGCTGGATGCGGGTGTATCGAAACCAAAGCGCTGGAGGTCATCCCTTAGATGCGCCTGGCTCTGCCGACATAACCACCGATGTGGCATTTGATCAGCTGGCACAATCAAACCCAGCCCCCACCTTGTTGTTAAGCCAAAGTGAATTCTTGGAGCGTTTCGGTATTGTCGAGCTTGTAGAAGAGGGTCGTGAGCTCTGGCGGGCTAAAGCCGCTGCCCCCGATCTTCAAGCCGTGCTGGCTCGAAGCCGAATCAGCGAATCGGAAGCCCTCTTAGACCCCAACGGGCTCGGCTCGTTTCTGGTTGCGATTTGGCAACCCTCATAGCTACCCGCACATAACTCGCCAGATAGTTCTACGTGTCATCGGTCACCTGGGTAGGCTCATAGACGAGTTCGCAATGCCTTGAAGGGGGACCTAAGCGGTGTCTGATTCCACTATCGCTAATTTCCAAGTTGAAGATCGCACCTTTCCGCCACCAGCTGATTTCGCCGCCCAAGCCCTGGTGAACGATCAGTCGCTGTACGAAGAAGCTGCGAAAGACCCCGACGCATTTTGGGCTCGCCAAGCCCGCGAACTGTTGAGTTGGCAAAAAGACTTCACCAAGGTCTCCGAATGGGATCTACCGAACGCCAAGTATTTTGCCGATGGCGAACTGAACGTGGCCGAAAACTGTATCGATCGTCATGTCGCAGCCGGACTCGGCGATCGGGTAGCCATCTATTGGGAAGGTGAACCTGGCGACTCTCGGGTTATTACCTACGCTGATCTTCTAGATGAAGTCTCACGTTTTGCCAACGTGCTAAAGAGTCTGGGTATTAACAAGGGCGATCGGGTGGCCATTTATATGCCAATGATTCCCGAGCTTCCCATTGCCATGCTGGCCTGTGCCAGGATCGGGGCTCCACATTCGGTGATCTTCGGCGGCTTCTCACCTGACTCCATTACAGATCGAGTGAATGACGCTGAAGCCCGCATCATCGTAACGGCCGATGCTGGTTTCCGACGAGGCGTTCCCTCCATGCTTAAACCACAAGTCGACTTGGCTATTGCTGGTACCCCATCAGTGGAACATGTCGTAGTGGTGAACCGCTGCGACACCGATATTCACATGGAAGAGGGCCGTGACCTGTGGTGGCACGACCTAATGGCTAGCGCCAGCAACGACTGTCCGGCCGAGCCCATGGAAGCCGAACACCTTCTGTATTTGCTCTACACCTCAGGTACGACTGCTCGCCCCAAAGGCATCATGCACACCACTGGTGGTTATATGACCCAGGTGGCATTCACCCACAAGTATGTCTTCGACCTGAAACCGGAATCAGACATTTATTGGTGTGCTGCCGATGTCGGTTGGGTTACCGGCCATAGTTACATTGTCTATGGGCCGCTCGCCAATGGTGCCACTCAGGTGATGTACGAAGGCACGCCCGACACTCCTGGCCGTGATCGGCTTTGGGCAATTATTGAAAAGTACAAGGTCACACAGCTTTACACCGCCCCCACCGCGATTCGTACCTTTATGAAGTGGGGCGTTGAAGAAGTGCAGAAGCACGACCTTTCTTCCCTGCGGCTGTTGGGCTCGGTGGGGGAACCTATCAACCCCGAAGCCTGGATGTGGTATCGCACCAACATTGGTGGCGATCGTTGTCCAATCGTCGACACGTGGTGGCAAACCGAAACCGGTGCCATGATGATCACCTCGTTACCTGGCGTGGTTACCACTAAACCTGGCTCCGCCACCTTCCCGATCCCTGGGATCGAGGCCGGAGTTGTAGATGACACCGGGAAGCCACTGGAGCGAGGGGGTGGTTACCTAACTATTAAACCTCCTTGGCCGGCGATGCTTCGGGGTGTGTGGGGCGACCCTGAACGTTTCAACGACACGTACTTTTCGCAGTCACCCGGGTTGTATTTCGCAGGCGACGGCGCCCAAATCGATGAAGACGGCTATTTCTGGCTTTTGGGTCGCGTTGACGATGTTATGAACATTTCCGGGCATCGTATTTCCACCACCGAAGTGGAATCGGCCCTGGTGTCTCACGATGCCGTAGCCGAAGCTGCGGTCGTCGGTGCCAAAGACCCAACCTCGGGACAGGCGATTATCGCTTATGTGATTTTGCGCGGCGATGTTGAACCCACTGCTGAAACGGGCGAAGAGCTACGCGTGCATGTAGCCAAACAGATCGGTGCTATTGCGCGGCCGAAAACAGTGATTCTGGTCCCCGATCTGCCGAAGACCCGTAGTGGCAAGATTATGCGGCGTTTGCTGCGCGATGTGGCCGAAGGTCGCGACTTGGGTGACACCACCACATTGGCTGATCCCGACGTGTTCGATGAGATCAACTCGCGCGCCGCCACTGATAACGCCAAGGACGACGCCTAATAGCATGGCCAAGGTCCGCTAGGGTTAAACCATGCGCGCCCACCTGGACAGAAAAACCTGAAGCCCATGCATGAACATTGGTATTGGAACGAAGAGCCACGTAAACCTGGGCCTTCGGTGGTCTTTGACATGGATGGTGTTCTTTCCAACGCCGCTAATCGGCAGCATTACCTAACACAACAGGAACCCGATTGGGTAGGTTTTTTTGAGGCCTGCGGCGATGACGAGCTAATTGAAGGCACGTCGCATCTGATGGATGTGATCGATCCTTCGGTAGTGGTGGTGCTAATGACAGCGAGGCCACTTAGCGTGCAGCCTCAAACCTTGGCCTGGCTTGATCGTTACAACCTGAGCTGGGATCTACTGGTGATGCGGCCTGGCTCCGATTATGTACAGTCGCGGGTTTTTAAACGTACTGGTATCTACGAGCTACGCGAATACGGTTTCGACATTCAACTAACCCTGGAAGATGATCCTCGCAACGTCGAAATGTTCCGTGAAGAAGGCGTGCCTACCCTGTACATCCATTCCGGCTATTACGATCGTTTAGCGTTGTAGATTAGACCCTGTTGGGGTCGGTTCGGGTTGAAGCTTTAACCACAA
The genomic region above belongs to Acidimicrobiia bacterium and contains:
- the nuoL gene encoding NADH-quinone oxidoreductase subunit L, with amino-acid sequence MFFLENAWIIPAVPAVSFVLILFFGKRMPRKGSEIGILAVGASFVMALLAGISWVTRSGGTEAGAIHNEWVWWQSGGTQFKVGILVDGLSLMMLFVVGLVSLLVHVYSTEYVRDDRRYTHFFAFLSLFSASMMTLVISSNTFQIITAWEMVGVCSFALIGHWWEEKPNSDAALKAFFTNRVGDVGLIIGMIILYFTAQTFNVMEINSLAVAGDLSHTALLVASLSLLAAVMSKSGQFFLHTWLPDAMAGPTPVSALLHSATMVVAGIFMVARLYGVFWEGLQIGGSSINALAVIGGVTTLVGGSLAFVQRDIKKVLAYSTISQLGYMVMALGVGAWTAALFHLFTHAFFKACLFLGAGSVSHACHHSFDMVKDMGGLRKYMPQTYRTFLLASIALAGLPPLAGFWSKDEILAGAQQLGNGGYPLMLVMGLVTAGLTGAYVTRMVYLTFFGEYRGEGTPHESPASITVPLWILAVFATLAGFLNLPEAIAPSNIAQRFTAFVEPSGMAYFPAVHHGDFDWALAIGSTLIALGGVALSYAYWFNGRWHGVTERSAAAKAGYTLLDNKYYLDVLYTDIIAGGVKGPIADGSNWINQNVLDGVVNGVGSGTVAAGRQIYTLVDQGAVDGTINMSGRAAKATGGVLSLFQNGRIRQYATMLFGGATVLAGALVVLV
- a CDS encoding complex I subunit 1 family protein, coding for MSGLVLGLDLAYWQTTLIKVLVAAIMAPTAALILGYVFLLKIMSFMQSRLGPMESGPYGLLQLIGDGVKFIQKEDIFPEKADKWVFATAPIVVLMSTLLIYVFVPVGPDLVGEPVETGIFMTLAVSSISVIGILMAGWASVNKYSLIGALRAAGQLIAYELPMVLAVVGVVIQAGTLNMQGIVAAQANGEIFGWGGIGNPFIITQFVGFLIFLVAVQAELTQTPFDMPVAESEIMGGYQVEYSGFRFLSFFLAEFATAFAFAGIAAVLFLGGWWIPGFDFDSNTLNYLGPIVMFVKIMVVSFLVFWIRFTYPRFREDQLQTFAWKVLIPLALANIAVTGVLKVVF
- a CDS encoding NADH-quinone oxidoreductase subunit N; this translates as MTTATMLSLLAFERPIIDWHAAAPDMAVLAFAALLITLDVVFLERGRKFMAGLAGLGLLVALVPVLTLAVDGTDRVMFGGAYVVDDFALLMKALFLITGYVVVLMSTNYVAEGDFWESEYYSLLLASILGMTMMASARDLVSIFLALELLSMPTYMLAGWRKRSLESNEAGIKYFLMGVFASGIMLYGMSLIFGAAGDTRLSVIGDAVAAGKSIPLVTLGVVFTLIGFAFKVSAVPFHAWAPDVYQGAPTPITAFLAVASKTAGFVALLMLVFVGFYGRDDVYQPLFWVLAVVSMTAGNTMALRQTNIVRMLAYSGIAQAGYMMAALAVAGDVGDRALQAIAIYLVIYAGMNLGAFAVVIAVARKTRSGEISSYGGLFNYAPGLSVVMMIFMFSLAGIPPFAGWYGKLAVFKATVEADNFVGYSLAIAVAINSVIALFYYANVAREMFMNDVPDGDTSRIRVPFSLVAALAIGVVVTVGLGVFPEAVARVTEVSLLAAGS
- the acs gene encoding acetate--CoA ligase, producing MSDSTIANFQVEDRTFPPPADFAAQALVNDQSLYEEAAKDPDAFWARQARELLSWQKDFTKVSEWDLPNAKYFADGELNVAENCIDRHVAAGLGDRVAIYWEGEPGDSRVITYADLLDEVSRFANVLKSLGINKGDRVAIYMPMIPELPIAMLACARIGAPHSVIFGGFSPDSITDRVNDAEARIIVTADAGFRRGVPSMLKPQVDLAIAGTPSVEHVVVVNRCDTDIHMEEGRDLWWHDLMASASNDCPAEPMEAEHLLYLLYTSGTTARPKGIMHTTGGYMTQVAFTHKYVFDLKPESDIYWCAADVGWVTGHSYIVYGPLANGATQVMYEGTPDTPGRDRLWAIIEKYKVTQLYTAPTAIRTFMKWGVEEVQKHDLSSLRLLGSVGEPINPEAWMWYRTNIGGDRCPIVDTWWQTETGAMMITSLPGVVTTKPGSATFPIPGIEAGVVDDTGKPLERGGGYLTIKPPWPAMLRGVWGDPERFNDTYFSQSPGLYFAGDGAQIDEDGYFWLLGRVDDVMNISGHRISTTEVESALVSHDAVAEAAVVGAKDPTSGQAIIAYVILRGDVEPTAETGEELRVHVAKQIGAIARPKTVILVPDLPKTRSGKIMRRLLRDVAEGRDLGDTTTLADPDVFDEINSRAATDNAKDDA
- a CDS encoding NADH-quinone oxidoreductase subunit I, with protein sequence MAQLPGLIKGLGVTFRTMLEPNVTVQYPHEKESPAPRARGVIALKEENCTVCMLCARECPDWCIYIEGHKYLAPPRREGGKPRQRNALDRFDIDYSLCMYCGICVEVCPFEALFWSPEFEYSEPRIADLLHDKTMLGHWMTTVPDFEQYEAGSEAKVKKVPR
- the nuoK gene encoding NADH-quinone oxidoreductase subunit NuoK — encoded protein: MLLTNFLMLSSILFCIGVYGVLARRNAVMVLMSVELILNAVNINLVAFGAMHGVVTGHVFALFIIAVAAAEVGVGLAMVLLIYRNRSSIDLDEVDLLKG
- a CDS encoding NADH-quinone oxidoreductase subunit M, which codes for MEDFLNDWGLSLAIFLPLVGAAIMAVIPRAEEQLQKAVALITSLVVGAVGVALLVNFDMDRSKELQFVVDKSWIDVINSRYILGLDGISMPLMLLTMFIVVTCMLYSLHWLPEPRNAKAFLIMVLILETGMIGTFLAQDLILFFVFFEVVLVPMYFLIGVWGGEDRQYAAIKFFLFTLFGSALMLVSFLALYFLADASGTAAGVVHTFDMRALPMAASGIALSTQVIIFGGMFFGFAIKVPMFPMHTWLPDAHTQAPTVGSVILAAILLKLGVYGFIRIAIPILPEAAIEWAPFMGALSVIGIIYGAFCCLAQVEMKRLIAFSSVAHMGFTMLGVSTLTDFGINAAIFGMVAHGLITGLLFFITGSMKERYHTMEIKRLGGLLVPAPRMGWMLGIAVMASLGLPGLAGFWGEVPAILAAYSPAEGLSEPLFRAYMVIAAIGTVFAAAYLLWLYQRTAFGTPKEEFAQDPHITDMSVPEWAAWGPMILLIVVLGVYPNLLFKLTDPAVGAVSSIVAAAAGS
- a CDS encoding SAM-dependent methyltransferase encodes the protein MANRSLEQELIEGIRSDGPIPFSAFMEEALYNEVHGFYSSGVGRAGRRGDFITSVEVGPLFGAVVARALDQWWDEAGQPNRFVMVELGAGVGTLAIAIRAAKPRCLAALVQVLVERSPVLRDAQNQHLEVVTLTKNDHYNSLTPGVYSSQEISLTPFSGVILANELIDNISFDLFTFSGGRWLESLVGVVTNDAGHAELAFVERQASADVEAQLSELVPHAEEGWSVPWQANASDLVKTLLGRLKSGYLVLFDYGTATTAELAEREGGWMRVYRNQSAGGHPLDAPGSADITTDVAFDQLAQSNPAPTLLLSQSEFLERFGIVELVEEGRELWRAKAAAPDLQAVLARSRISESEALLDPNGLGSFLVAIWQPS
- a CDS encoding NADH-quinone oxidoreductase subunit J — encoded protein: MDVVWGDNVAQNIAFYLIAAVMVVGAIRVVTTKNVVHAALYLVVVLTGAAGQFVLLGAEFIAATQIMVYVGAIVVLFLFGVMLTRAVLGDDPEIDGAPAQRSASALVAVILLAVMGYAIYGTDGMSRAELPTERFQSVTQVSDSIFGTFVVPFEAVSMLLLSALIGAIVLARRD